Proteins from a genomic interval of Salinivibrio kushneri:
- the gspL gene encoding type II secretion system protein GspL, protein MSERLIIRISDASQPVYWAQVRTSDNQVVDSGCCQQLSALTEQAQTRPVVVLVDSTWLTLTSVTLPPGSRRQRDKVVPYLLEEALAEEVEAVHVSIVDTQADTAQVAVVAHQQMQAWQQALDEAGISARQWIPDVLCIPWQPESLSLLALGEQWLCRLGANQGVVGSADWLTFWGQTWWRQQQAQADSNTPEQTRTLSIDAYGESDRQTSNPFHALPFQSEWHTEAALHVLAMHSHSVTANILTGDYRPQSQTKQTLKPFLPAACLLVAIAGLLGVEQWLSIRDTQQQAQALRTQSEALFRQTLPQYERIPTRSYMVRQMDAEIARLENQQHDAALLPWLAQLAPLLTEVPGIELQALRYQANRDALILRATGNDFAQFERLRAALSEHYATDLGQLNRSGETVSGEFTLRSQS, encoded by the coding sequence GTGAGCGAGCGACTGATAATAAGGATCAGTGATGCCAGCCAGCCCGTTTATTGGGCGCAGGTTCGTACCAGTGATAACCAGGTGGTGGATAGCGGCTGTTGTCAGCAACTGTCAGCGTTAACCGAGCAAGCACAAACACGACCCGTGGTGGTGTTGGTGGACAGCACTTGGTTAACATTAACCTCGGTGACATTGCCCCCTGGATCTCGGCGCCAGCGCGACAAGGTGGTGCCTTACTTACTCGAGGAAGCCTTGGCGGAAGAGGTGGAAGCGGTACACGTGAGTATTGTTGACACCCAGGCAGACACGGCACAGGTGGCCGTGGTGGCGCATCAGCAAATGCAAGCTTGGCAACAAGCGTTGGACGAAGCCGGGATAAGTGCACGGCAGTGGATCCCCGATGTGCTGTGTATACCTTGGCAACCCGAGTCATTATCACTGTTGGCATTGGGTGAACAGTGGTTGTGCCGTTTGGGGGCCAATCAAGGCGTGGTAGGCTCGGCGGACTGGCTCACCTTTTGGGGACAGACTTGGTGGCGACAGCAGCAAGCGCAGGCGGACAGTAACACGCCTGAGCAGACTCGTACTCTTAGCATTGACGCTTACGGTGAAAGTGATCGGCAAACGTCCAATCCCTTTCATGCCTTACCGTTTCAATCTGAGTGGCATACAGAGGCGGCGCTGCACGTGTTGGCCATGCACAGCCACTCGGTGACGGCCAATATACTAACCGGAGATTATCGACCGCAAAGTCAAACCAAGCAGACACTGAAACCCTTTTTACCTGCCGCGTGTCTATTGGTCGCTATCGCTGGTTTGCTTGGTGTCGAGCAATGGCTGTCGATTCGTGATACCCAACAGCAAGCGCAGGCCCTACGGACGCAAAGCGAAGCCCTGTTTCGTCAAACCTTGCCGCAGTATGAGCGGATCCCGACGCGCTCATACATGGTGCGGCAAATGGATGCAGAGATCGCGCGGTTGGAAAACCAACAACATGATGCGGCGCTTTTACCTTGGTTGGCGCAGTTAGCTCCCCTACTCACAGAGGTGCCCGGTATCGAGCTTCAGGCACTGCGTTATCAAGCCAATCGCGACGCCTTGATACTGAGGGCAACCGGCAATGATTTCGCCCAATTTGAACGCTTACGTGCTGCCTTGAGTGAGCATTATGCGACAGACTTGGGGCAGCTTAATCGCAGTGGTGAGACGGTCAGCGGTGAATTTACCTTAAGGAGCCAATCATGA
- a CDS encoding type II secretion system protein M has product MIARIQAQWQSISVREQRLLLVAGGVLLLSVLYWGIVVPIQTQADQARTAVISERKIYRELQQKRNHIMQLRSQSGHSRQVVASRNQPLNQVIAASAGEFNLTITRLQPGEDSVQLGLEPLPFNQLLRWLEQLAQRHGIQVVRLSTEATDTAGVVKVNRLQLER; this is encoded by the coding sequence ATGATCGCACGTATTCAGGCACAGTGGCAGTCGATCAGCGTGCGCGAGCAGCGGCTTTTGTTGGTTGCCGGCGGTGTGTTGCTGTTAAGTGTGCTTTATTGGGGTATTGTGGTGCCGATACAGACACAAGCTGATCAGGCACGGACTGCCGTGATCAGTGAGCGAAAGATTTACCGTGAGCTGCAACAAAAACGCAATCATATTATGCAATTGCGTTCACAGTCTGGACACAGTCGCCAAGTGGTGGCCAGTCGAAACCAACCGCTTAACCAAGTGATCGCGGCCAGTGCGGGTGAGTTCAATCTGACCATTACACGGTTACAGCCTGGGGAAGACAGTGTGCAATTGGGTCTCGAACCTCTACCGTTTAATCAATTACTACGGTGGCTAGAGCAACTGGCGCAGCGACACGGGATTCAAGTCGTTCGCTTAAGCACTGAAGCGACCGATACGGCCGGTGTGGTGAAAGTCAACCGACTGCAGCTGGAGCGCTAA
- the gspJ gene encoding type II secretion system minor pseudopilin GspJ: MSPRVERGFTLLEVLLALVVFASISLTAYQVLQTVQRSDEQSQQVGETLQQLQRALVIMDSDFRQMAARRQRVEGQAPTEQLLIAGSDVLQSDAMGVRFTRTGWINPQMRFPRGEVVAVGYRQREGKLERLRWRYPDQAASDEPAVATLLSDIDDLSFRFYVKQGWQDGFDTKHALPKAVQVRFTHPRYGQLVRTYLVAGQTLPAPLQREAQ, translated from the coding sequence ATGTCGCCACGCGTTGAACGAGGATTTACCTTATTGGAAGTGCTGTTGGCGTTGGTGGTATTCGCCAGCATTAGTTTGACCGCCTACCAAGTCCTGCAAACCGTGCAGCGCAGTGATGAGCAGTCTCAGCAGGTGGGGGAGACCTTACAGCAACTGCAGCGCGCGTTGGTGATCATGGACAGTGACTTTCGGCAAATGGCGGCAAGACGTCAGCGGGTCGAAGGACAAGCGCCAACAGAGCAGCTGCTAATCGCTGGTTCTGACGTGTTGCAAAGTGACGCAATGGGCGTGCGCTTTACCCGCACCGGCTGGATTAATCCACAAATGCGCTTTCCGCGTGGTGAAGTGGTGGCGGTCGGGTACCGTCAGCGCGAGGGCAAGCTTGAGCGCTTGCGCTGGCGTTACCCTGACCAAGCGGCGAGCGATGAGCCCGCGGTGGCGACGCTGCTCAGTGATATTGATGATTTGAGCTTTCGCTTCTACGTCAAACAGGGTTGGCAGGACGGTTTCGATACCAAACACGCATTACCGAAAGCGGTTCAAGTGCGCTTTACCCATCCACGCTATGGCCAGTTAGTACGCACTTATCTCGTGGCTGGGCAAACCTTGCCGGCTCCCTTGCAGCGGGAGGCGCAATGA
- the gspG gene encoding type II secretion system major pseudopilin GspG, translating into MRRQQGFTLLEIMVVVVIIGLLASFVAPNLLGNKDKAAVKKAVADVSALENALDMYKLDNNQYPTTDQGLDALVTQPQSEPVPRNYPAQGYIKRLPQDPWNNDYRYVSPGEHGVVDIFSLGADGQEGGEGVNQDIGNWNLNELQ; encoded by the coding sequence ATGCGTCGTCAACAAGGTTTCACCCTGCTCGAGATCATGGTGGTGGTGGTGATTATTGGGTTACTCGCCAGTTTTGTTGCCCCTAACTTACTGGGCAACAAAGACAAAGCCGCGGTGAAAAAAGCGGTGGCGGATGTCAGCGCGCTCGAAAATGCGCTGGATATGTACAAACTGGATAACAACCAGTATCCCACTACCGACCAAGGCTTAGACGCGCTAGTGACCCAGCCGCAAAGTGAGCCGGTGCCCCGTAATTATCCGGCACAAGGCTACATCAAGCGTTTACCGCAAGACCCATGGAATAACGATTATCGCTATGTCAGCCCAGGCGAGCACGGGGTGGTCGATATCTTTTCTCTAGGCGCTGATGGTCAAGAAGGCGGGGAAGGGGTTAACCAAGACATTGGTAACTGGAACCTCAACGAGCTGCAATAA
- the gspH gene encoding type II secretion system minor pseudopilin GspH, giving the protein MRQAAGFTLLEILLVVVIVAVSASGVIMVWPEPADTRTQEAGQALYQRMKLWAEQSWLEGRTYGVRIEQQRYQLLVLGQEQWQPVSSDRWATQGRLPEQSRFVLTMDGFGWQQQDRLFEDKPLFEDLFDEDDEQTVAPPQIWLLPNGELTPFTLMIETDGRAVWQLKANELAQFTWQRAGEGDDVSAR; this is encoded by the coding sequence ATGCGTCAAGCAGCCGGCTTTACGTTACTCGAGATCTTGCTGGTGGTGGTCATCGTTGCGGTGAGCGCCTCGGGCGTGATCATGGTGTGGCCTGAACCGGCCGACACCCGTACCCAAGAAGCAGGTCAAGCACTGTATCAGCGGATGAAGCTGTGGGCAGAGCAAAGCTGGTTGGAAGGGCGTACCTATGGCGTGCGTATCGAGCAACAGCGCTATCAACTTTTAGTGTTGGGACAAGAACAATGGCAACCAGTCAGCAGTGACCGCTGGGCGACCCAAGGGCGCTTGCCCGAGCAAAGCCGCTTTGTCTTAACCATGGACGGCTTTGGTTGGCAGCAACAAGACAGGTTGTTCGAGGATAAGCCGCTGTTTGAGGATTTGTTTGACGAGGACGATGAGCAGACGGTGGCGCCACCGCAAATCTGGCTACTGCCCAATGGTGAGCTGACGCCGTTTACCCTGATGATTGAAACAGATGGCCGTGCGGTCTGGCAGCTCAAAGCCAATGAACTGGCGCAGTTTACCTGGCAGCGTGCAGGAGAGGGCGATGATGTTAGTGCGCGCTAA
- the gspF gene encoding type II secretion system inner membrane protein GspF — protein sequence MAAFDYQALDARGRKRKGVIEADTARQARQQLRDKGFTPLEVQATTRQRATQKSTASQPLFRQRGRGISTQELSLITRQLATLIEAAMPLEECLKAVAEQAEKPRIGSMMTSVRARVMEGYTLADALADYPQVFDELYRAMISAGEKAGHLGTVLERLADYVENRQRIQATLLQAMLYPAILTFFSVLIVAFLLATVVPDIVGQFVQTGQSLPASTQFLLNASDFITQWGVWVVSGLALVSMGIRWLLKDTQRRLAWDKQKLSLPILGRVARGLNTSRFARTLAICTASAIPLLDGMKVAAQVITNQYVRKRVLEAADKVREGASLRVALDQSGLFPPMMLHMIASGERSGELEPMLSRAADNQDKDFEAQVNVALGIFGPLMIVLMAGLVLFIVVATLMPIIAMNDMVGL from the coding sequence ATGGCTGCCTTTGACTACCAAGCACTGGACGCGCGAGGACGTAAACGCAAGGGCGTGATTGAAGCCGATACGGCACGTCAAGCGCGACAGCAATTGCGCGACAAGGGCTTTACTCCTCTCGAGGTCCAGGCCACGACCCGTCAGCGTGCAACACAAAAAAGCACGGCCTCTCAACCACTTTTTCGTCAGCGCGGACGCGGTATTAGCACCCAGGAGCTATCGCTAATCACCCGTCAGTTGGCGACCTTGATTGAGGCGGCGATGCCACTGGAGGAGTGCTTAAAAGCGGTGGCAGAGCAGGCCGAGAAACCGCGAATTGGCAGCATGATGACCAGTGTGCGCGCGCGAGTGATGGAAGGGTATACACTCGCCGATGCCTTGGCGGACTACCCGCAGGTGTTCGATGAACTCTACCGGGCGATGATTTCGGCGGGTGAAAAAGCGGGCCATTTGGGCACTGTGCTTGAGCGGCTGGCTGACTATGTGGAAAACCGTCAACGCATTCAAGCGACCTTGCTGCAAGCCATGCTGTATCCGGCGATTTTGACCTTTTTTTCGGTGTTGATTGTCGCCTTCCTGTTGGCCACCGTGGTGCCTGATATCGTCGGTCAATTTGTCCAAACCGGGCAATCACTGCCCGCATCAACTCAGTTTCTCTTAAACGCCAGTGACTTTATTACCCAGTGGGGCGTGTGGGTAGTCAGTGGGCTAGCCCTTGTCAGTATGGGTATTCGTTGGTTATTGAAAGACACGCAAAGGCGCTTGGCTTGGGATAAGCAAAAGCTTTCTCTGCCCATTCTTGGCCGTGTTGCTCGCGGCCTCAATACATCGCGTTTTGCTCGTACCTTAGCGATTTGCACCGCCAGTGCGATCCCCTTGTTGGACGGAATGAAGGTTGCCGCGCAAGTGATCACTAACCAGTATGTGCGCAAACGGGTATTAGAGGCCGCCGACAAAGTGCGTGAGGGGGCCAGCTTGCGTGTTGCGCTTGACCAATCTGGGCTGTTTCCGCCGATGATGCTGCATATGATTGCTAGCGGCGAGCGCAGTGGAGAATTGGAACCCATGCTCTCACGCGCAGCTGACAACCAAGACAAAGATTTTGAGGCGCAAGTGAATGTTGCCTTAGGGATATTTGGCCCGTTAATGATTGTACTGATGGCCGGATTAGTGCTTTTTATTGTGGTGGCCACCTTGATGCCAATCATTGCCATGAACGACATGGTGGGTTTGTGA
- a CDS encoding type II secretion system protein N has product MGKKVLIGVGCLLVFIVSAIVHAPATLLRLAPLPAELQLSGIHGTVWQGQIRQVRWQDQAVGPVQWDLHWHRLLTRATLETAIKVKGPQGLSGKGVVGFNGTELTLSQTLLSAPAHLLTRSVALPPSVSIDGRLDVIVREAVLAESGCQQLAGRIQWQQAGLTLPSGRLNDIPLRASLACDGQGVAARGQGDSPSLSNKFSLSITPSGRYSVSGWLKPGPAYPEPMKAPLSWLGAPDNQGRYRFSFRG; this is encoded by the coding sequence ATGGGGAAAAAAGTACTGATAGGAGTAGGATGTCTGTTGGTTTTTATTGTGAGTGCGATAGTGCACGCCCCAGCAACCTTACTGCGCTTAGCGCCTTTGCCGGCCGAGCTACAGCTTAGCGGTATCCATGGCACTGTCTGGCAGGGCCAAATCAGGCAAGTTCGTTGGCAAGACCAGGCTGTCGGCCCAGTACAATGGGATCTCCATTGGCATCGGTTATTGACCCGCGCCACACTGGAAACGGCCATCAAGGTTAAAGGCCCGCAAGGTCTCAGCGGAAAAGGCGTGGTGGGTTTTAATGGCACCGAGCTAACGCTTTCTCAAACCTTGCTCTCTGCCCCGGCGCACCTGCTGACTCGTTCGGTGGCCCTGCCGCCGAGTGTGTCGATTGATGGCCGACTGGATGTGATTGTCCGCGAGGCGGTGTTGGCAGAGTCAGGGTGTCAGCAGTTAGCGGGACGGATTCAGTGGCAGCAGGCCGGGCTAACCCTGCCCTCGGGACGGCTCAATGATATCCCATTGCGTGCTTCTCTCGCCTGTGACGGCCAAGGTGTCGCGGCGCGGGGGCAAGGTGATTCCCCGTCGTTGAGTAATAAGTTTTCATTGTCAATTACACCGTCTGGGCGATACTCTGTGTCAGGATGGCTGAAGCCGGGGCCAGCCTATCCTGAGCCAATGAAAGCACCTCTCTCTTGGTTAGGCGCACCGGATAATCAAGGACGCTATCGCTTTTCTTTTCGCGGCTAA
- the gspK gene encoding type II secretion system minor pseudopilin GspK: MSRQRGAALLVVMMIMALMTAIAGNMASRLYTNYHRAENQLHFQQAYWFGNAVEGLAASVLRESLAGSETVNLSQAWAEPARTFPLDGGKVSGHLQDASACFNLNSLQLRGVKVGGATPYEVTVLRALVGQYVEDSYQADVIAQASRDFIDENNQLDQSLGAEDAHYESVQPAYVTADALLADVSEWRAVRGVNGDVFRRASPQLCALPSAELKVNVNTLTEKQAPLLSALFTSALPVEQAQQVIAQRPEAGWKSVAAFIDTLSLPEFDDAERERVVSYLSVTSEFFLLQADVQVASAQRHIQALLHYQDEGEVSIVRRQFGGMRERATDNKDQ, translated from the coding sequence ATGAGTCGGCAGCGAGGCGCGGCCCTTTTAGTGGTGATGATGATCATGGCGCTGATGACCGCGATTGCCGGGAACATGGCGTCGCGGTTGTACACCAACTATCATCGCGCTGAAAACCAGCTGCATTTTCAGCAAGCCTACTGGTTTGGCAATGCGGTTGAGGGGTTGGCGGCATCGGTATTGCGTGAGAGCTTAGCAGGCAGTGAGACGGTGAATTTAAGTCAGGCCTGGGCAGAGCCGGCTCGAACCTTTCCGCTCGATGGCGGGAAAGTAAGTGGGCACTTACAAGATGCGAGCGCCTGTTTTAACCTTAATAGTTTACAGTTGCGCGGCGTCAAAGTGGGTGGGGCGACACCCTATGAGGTCACTGTGTTGCGGGCGTTGGTGGGACAGTATGTGGAAGATAGTTATCAAGCGGATGTCATCGCGCAAGCAAGCCGTGATTTTATTGATGAAAACAATCAGCTGGATCAGTCGCTCGGGGCAGAAGACGCGCACTATGAAAGCGTCCAGCCTGCGTATGTGACGGCGGATGCGTTGCTGGCCGATGTGAGTGAGTGGCGTGCGGTGCGTGGGGTGAATGGTGACGTGTTTCGGCGTGCCTCGCCCCAGCTTTGCGCGTTGCCTAGCGCTGAGCTTAAGGTCAATGTGAATACCTTAACCGAGAAACAAGCGCCTTTGCTTTCTGCACTATTTACCTCCGCGTTACCGGTGGAACAAGCGCAGCAGGTGATTGCGCAGCGGCCTGAAGCAGGGTGGAAAAGTGTCGCCGCGTTTATCGACACCTTGAGTCTCCCCGAGTTTGATGACGCCGAGCGAGAGCGAGTCGTGTCCTATCTCAGCGTGACCAGCGAGTTCTTTTTATTACAAGCCGATGTGCAGGTGGCCTCTGCCCAACGTCACATCCAGGCACTATTGCACTATCAAGACGAGGGCGAGGTTTCCATTGTACGCCGTCAGTTCGGAGGAATGCGTGAGCGAGCGACTGATAATAAGGATCAGTGA
- the gspI gene encoding type II secretion system minor pseudopilin GspI yields the protein MMLVRANSQQGMTLLEVLVAVAIFAVAALSVMKATGQHTRSLSRLEQKTLAAMVADNQLAEVVLSAKVPDKATQGTTEMAGQQWQWQLAPVATETGQLRAVDMSVAAAAETDNPLVTVRTYVATR from the coding sequence ATGATGTTAGTGCGCGCTAACTCACAACAGGGAATGACTTTGCTTGAGGTCTTAGTCGCGGTAGCGATCTTTGCCGTGGCGGCGCTGAGTGTGATGAAAGCCACGGGGCAACACACCCGCTCACTGAGTCGCTTAGAACAAAAAACCTTAGCCGCTATGGTGGCGGATAACCAGCTGGCCGAGGTGGTGCTCAGCGCTAAGGTGCCAGATAAAGCCACGCAAGGCACGACTGAGATGGCGGGGCAACAATGGCAATGGCAGTTGGCGCCAGTCGCCACAGAAACCGGCCAGTTGCGTGCGGTTGATATGTCAGTGGCTGCCGCCGCAGAGACCGATAACCCGTTAGTGACCGTGAGGACCTATGTCGCCACGCGTTGA
- the gspE gene encoding type II secretion system ATPase GspE yields the protein MSDRAAELSRDPNAAWQLPFGFARRHGVILLNDTEGSERTRLLCLSSVTPETLAEVQRVLGGNLAPEIVSDSDFDQHLTRLYQRDSADAQQLMADIGADADSDDFFSLAEELPQSEDLLESEDDAPIIKLINAMMGEAIKESASDIHIETFEHALSIRFRVDGVLREVLSPSRKLAPLLVSRVKVMAKLDIAEKRVPQDGRISVRIGGRAVDVRVSTMPSSHGERVVMRLLDKHAVQLDLAQLGMAPDLHQGFRALIRKPHGILLVTGPTGSGKSTTLYAGLQTINSEDRNILTVEDPIEFDLAGIGQTQVNPKVDMTFARGLRAMLRQDPDVVMVGEIRDLETAQIAVQASLTGHLVMSTLHTNTAIGAVTRLRDMGIEPFLLSSSLLGVLAQRLVRTLCEHCRVPYQADDTQQQLFVDVGLADQGDPITLYKPSGCEHCHQKGYRGRTGIHELLTVDEKVQALIHHDAGEHAIEEAVRAQSPSIRYDGLAKVLNGETTLEEVMRVTKES from the coding sequence ATGAGTGATCGCGCGGCAGAGCTCAGCCGAGATCCAAACGCTGCTTGGCAATTACCGTTTGGCTTTGCCCGTCGTCATGGGGTGATATTACTCAATGACACTGAGGGTAGCGAGCGCACGCGCTTGCTGTGCTTGTCCTCCGTAACGCCAGAGACCTTAGCAGAAGTACAACGGGTGTTAGGGGGTAACTTAGCACCTGAAATCGTCTCGGACAGTGACTTTGACCAACACCTCACCCGTTTGTATCAACGTGATAGCGCCGATGCCCAACAGTTAATGGCGGATATTGGCGCTGATGCAGACAGTGATGATTTTTTCTCTCTCGCGGAGGAATTGCCACAAAGCGAAGACCTGCTGGAATCGGAAGATGATGCGCCGATCATCAAGCTCATCAACGCAATGATGGGAGAAGCGATCAAAGAAAGCGCGTCTGATATCCATATTGAAACCTTTGAGCATGCGTTATCGATTCGCTTCCGCGTCGATGGGGTGTTACGAGAAGTGCTCTCGCCGAGTCGCAAACTGGCACCGCTGTTAGTCTCTCGAGTGAAAGTGATGGCCAAGCTGGATATTGCCGAAAAACGCGTACCGCAAGATGGCCGTATTTCAGTCCGTATTGGTGGTCGTGCGGTGGATGTCAGGGTGTCGACCATGCCCTCCTCCCATGGCGAGCGAGTGGTCATGCGTTTACTCGATAAGCATGCGGTCCAGCTTGACTTAGCCCAGCTAGGTATGGCGCCTGACCTTCACCAAGGGTTCCGAGCGCTTATTCGCAAGCCTCATGGTATTTTGTTGGTTACTGGGCCGACCGGGTCGGGGAAATCCACCACCCTATATGCCGGGTTACAAACCATTAACAGTGAGGATCGTAATATTCTCACCGTTGAAGATCCGATCGAGTTCGATCTGGCCGGGATCGGGCAAACTCAGGTAAACCCCAAAGTCGATATGACCTTCGCGAGAGGGCTGCGTGCGATGTTGCGCCAAGATCCTGACGTGGTGATGGTGGGGGAAATTCGCGACTTAGAAACCGCTCAAATTGCAGTTCAAGCCTCCCTGACCGGCCATTTGGTGATGTCCACATTACATACCAACACCGCGATAGGGGCGGTGACCCGCTTGCGCGATATGGGGATTGAGCCTTTCTTGCTTTCATCATCGTTACTCGGGGTATTAGCACAGCGCTTGGTTCGTACGCTGTGTGAACACTGCCGTGTGCCCTATCAAGCCGACGACACGCAGCAACAATTGTTTGTGGATGTGGGGCTTGCTGATCAAGGCGATCCCATCACCTTGTATAAACCCAGTGGTTGTGAGCATTGCCACCAAAAAGGCTATCGCGGCCGCACCGGGATCCATGAACTGTTGACCGTGGATGAGAAGGTACAAGCGCTGATTCATCATGATGCCGGTGAGCATGCCATCGAGGAAGCCGTGCGAGCGCAAAGCCCCAGCATTCGCTATGACGGCTTGGCCAAGGTGCTGAACGGGGAAACCACCCTGGAAGAAGTGATGCGAGTGACCAAGGAGAGTTAA
- the gspD gene encoding type II secretion system secretin GspD, whose product MIPYFIAVTFLFSGLSASAAEFSASFKGTDIQEFIEIVGRNLEKTIIVDPSVRGTVNVRSYNTLTEEQYYQFFLNVLEVYGFAVVEMDNGVVKVVRDKDAKTSPVPVVGEADNVVGDEVVTRVVAVKNVSVRELSPLLRQLINNAGAGNVVHYDPANVIMITGRAAVVNRLTDIIQRVDQAGDKKVEVVRLDHASAAEMVRIVDTLNKRDNANTRPELLEPRIVADERLNAVLVSGEPKVRERVIELIKQLDQEMATTGNSRVIYLRYAKAEDVVDVLQGVSDNLLKEKEKNAKPSVNDQAVQISSHQGTNSLVITAPPDILKTLESVISQLDIRRAQVLIEALIVEMSESDGANLGVQWGSLENGGIQFNNAGVGVTSYLTGQKAAEDTTRTEVRYRDDGTPYNVPITESGDYSALNEVLGGLNGLAAGVVMGDWTALVTAVASNNESNILSSPNLTVLDNQEASFVVGEEVPVITGSQTGSNNDNPFQTVERKDVGIKLKVTPQINEGSAVLLDIEQEVSNVLGASGAVDVRFGKRQLTTSVMVGDQQMIVLSGLIDERTVESESKVPVLGDIPVLGHLFKSTSTQTEKKNLMLFIKPTIIRTGLTADGVTQRKYNYIRAEQLQRAQEGVKLMPDAEKPVLPDYNSEAVMPAEVRVLKAELAG is encoded by the coding sequence CTGATCCCCTATTTCATCGCTGTGACTTTTCTTTTCTCTGGGCTGTCGGCGAGCGCGGCGGAATTCAGTGCATCATTTAAAGGCACTGACATTCAGGAATTTATTGAAATTGTGGGCCGTAACCTAGAAAAGACCATCATTGTCGATCCCTCCGTGAGAGGCACGGTCAACGTCCGCAGCTACAACACCCTGACCGAGGAGCAGTACTATCAGTTTTTCCTCAATGTCCTAGAAGTGTATGGCTTTGCGGTGGTGGAAATGGATAACGGCGTCGTCAAGGTGGTACGTGACAAAGATGCCAAAACCTCGCCCGTGCCAGTGGTCGGTGAAGCTGACAACGTGGTGGGCGATGAGGTGGTCACGCGAGTAGTGGCGGTAAAAAACGTCTCGGTGCGTGAGTTGTCGCCGCTGTTACGTCAGCTTATCAATAATGCCGGGGCGGGAAATGTGGTGCACTACGATCCGGCCAATGTGATCATGATTACCGGACGTGCCGCGGTGGTGAATCGCTTAACCGATATTATTCAGCGCGTCGATCAGGCTGGTGATAAAAAAGTCGAAGTCGTGCGTCTTGATCACGCGTCAGCCGCGGAAATGGTGCGGATTGTCGACACCCTCAATAAGCGTGATAACGCTAACACCCGCCCTGAGCTATTAGAACCACGCATTGTCGCCGATGAGCGCCTGAATGCGGTGTTGGTTTCTGGTGAGCCCAAAGTCCGTGAACGGGTGATTGAACTTATCAAACAACTCGACCAAGAAATGGCGACCACGGGCAATAGTCGCGTGATTTATCTTCGCTACGCCAAAGCGGAAGACGTGGTAGATGTATTACAGGGCGTTTCGGATAATCTTTTGAAAGAAAAAGAGAAAAACGCCAAGCCGAGCGTGAATGATCAAGCAGTACAAATCTCCTCGCATCAAGGGACCAACTCGCTGGTAATTACCGCCCCGCCTGATATTTTAAAAACCCTTGAAAGCGTGATTTCCCAGCTCGATATTCGCCGCGCACAAGTGTTGATTGAAGCGCTGATTGTGGAAATGTCGGAATCCGATGGCGCGAACCTCGGCGTACAGTGGGGCTCGCTGGAAAACGGCGGCATTCAGTTTAATAACGCAGGGGTGGGCGTAACAAGCTATCTCACGGGACAAAAAGCAGCAGAAGATACAACGCGCACTGAAGTGCGCTATCGAGATGATGGCACACCGTACAATGTTCCTATCACCGAATCAGGCGACTACTCGGCGCTTAATGAAGTCTTAGGTGGCTTAAATGGCTTGGCGGCTGGCGTGGTCATGGGCGATTGGACCGCTTTGGTGACGGCCGTGGCGTCGAATAATGAATCCAATATTCTGTCTTCGCCTAATCTGACGGTGCTGGATAACCAAGAAGCCTCGTTTGTGGTAGGGGAAGAAGTGCCCGTCATCACTGGTTCGCAAACGGGCTCGAATAACGATAACCCGTTCCAAACCGTTGAGCGTAAAGATGTGGGCATCAAACTGAAAGTGACCCCGCAAATCAATGAAGGCTCGGCGGTGCTATTGGATATTGAGCAGGAAGTGTCCAATGTATTGGGTGCCAGTGGCGCAGTGGATGTGCGTTTTGGTAAGCGCCAGTTGACCACCTCTGTGATGGTGGGTGACCAACAGATGATTGTGCTAAGTGGTTTGATTGATGAGCGCACGGTAGAGAGTGAGTCCAAGGTGCCTGTGCTGGGGGATATTCCCGTGTTAGGGCACTTGTTTAAGTCGACCTCGACTCAGACTGAAAAGAAGAACCTGATGCTGTTTATTAAACCGACCATTATTCGTACTGGTTTGACCGCGGATGGTGTGACGCAGCGTAAATACAATTATATCCGCGCCGAGCAATTACAGCGCGCCCAAGAGGGCGTGAAGCTGATGCCCGACGCTGAGAAACCGGTGCTGCCGGACTACAATAGTGAGGCGGTGATGCCAGCCGAGGTACGCGTGCTAAAAGCGGAGCTAGCAGGATGA